A single window of Nyctibius grandis isolate bNycGra1 chromosome 16, bNycGra1.pri, whole genome shotgun sequence DNA harbors:
- the NAIF1 gene encoding nuclear apoptosis-inducing factor 1 has translation MAMASPPAPPAKKRKMNFSEREVEIIVEELERGKHLLINHFNAGVPLAAKAAAWHDILRRVNAVATCHRELPEVKKKWSDLKTEVRRKVAQVRAAMEGGGENQNGNGNGPESEDPTGAATAPVILTPMQQRICNLLGEATIISLPSGDCSAGDGTEIPITASATTVTLTQIPAETTYHSLEDGVVEYCTTEAPTTVTAEAPLEMMAHQHEVSTKPQELKSRIALNSAKLLQEQRVTNLHVKEIAQHLEQQNDLLQMIRRSQEVQACAQERQAQAMEGTQAALSALIQVLRPMIKDFRRFLQSNTPSPSVTTDPSQAGQQDGMIQ, from the exons ATGGCCATGGCGTCGCCCCCGGCGCCCCCGGCCAAGAAGCGGAAGATGAACTTCTCGGAGCGGGAGGTGGAGATCATCGTGGAGGAGCTGGAGCGAGGCAAGCACCTCCTCATCAACCACTTCAACGCGGGCGTGCCCCTGGCCGCCAAGGCCGCCGCCTGGCACGACATCCTGCGCCGCGTCAACGCCGTCGCCACCTGCCACCGCGAGCTGCCCGAGGTCAAGAAGAAATGGTCCGACCTCAAGACCGAGGTGCGACGCAAAGTGGCCCAAGTCCGGGCTGCCATGGAAGGAGGAGGCGAGAACCAGAACGGCAACGGCAACGGGCCGGAGAGCGAAGACCCGACGGGCGCCGCGACCGCCCCGGTTATCCTCACCCCCATGCAGCAACGCATCTGCAACCTGCTGGGAGAAGCCACCATCATCAGTTTGCCCAGTGGGGACTGCAGCGCGGGTGACGGGACCGAGATACCCATCACCGCATCAGCCACCACGGTCACCCTGACCCAGA TTCCTGCAGAGACGACCTACCACAGTCTGGAGGACGGAGTTGTGGAGTACTGCACAACAGAAGCCCCCACCACAGTCACCGCCGAAGCACCCTTGGAGATGATGGCGCACCAACACGAAGTGTCTACGAAACCCCAGGAGCTGAAAAGCCGAATTGCTCTGAACTCAGCCAAGCTCTTGCAGGAGCAGCGAGTGACCAACTTGCACGTGAAGGAGATTGCCCAGCATCTGGAGCAGCAGAATGACTTGCTTCAGATGATTCGTCGCTCTCAGGAGGTGCAGGCATGCGCCCAGGAGCGACAGGCACAAGCCATGGAAGGAACACAGGCGGCACTGAGTGCCCTCATCCAGGTCCTCCGCCCCATGATTAAGGACTTCCGTCGATTTTTGCAGAGCAATACACCCAGCCCGTCGGTCACCACTGACCCCAGCCAGGCGGGGCAGCAAGATGGCATGATCCAGTGA